The following coding sequences lie in one Methylotuvimicrobium alcaliphilum 20Z genomic window:
- the queF gene encoding preQ(1) synthase gives MTTQPSTQLETFDNPRPGRDFTIRIDIPEFTCLCPKTGQPDFATLTIEYVPSQLCVELKSLKLYMWSFRDRGAFHEAVTNEILDHIAAAIHPNFMRIRANFNVRGGIYTNVIAEHKNPDWQAPEPVHLP, from the coding sequence ATGACGACACAACCCAGCACACAGCTCGAAACCTTCGACAACCCAAGACCCGGCAGGGATTTTACGATTCGCATCGACATCCCGGAATTCACCTGCCTGTGCCCTAAAACCGGCCAACCCGATTTCGCGACGCTAACAATCGAATATGTTCCAAGTCAACTCTGCGTCGAACTCAAATCGCTCAAACTCTATATGTGGTCCTTCCGCGACCGGGGCGCATTTCATGAAGCGGTCACGAACGAAATTCTCGATCATATAGCCGCGGCGATCCATCCTAACTTCATGCGTATCCGCGCGAATTTCAATGTGCGCGGCGGCATTTACACGAATGTGATCGCCGAACATAAAAACCCCGACTGGCAAGCGCCGGAACCGGTGCATCTGCCCTAA
- the smc gene encoding chromosome segregation protein SMC, with amino-acid sequence MKLEKIKLSGFKSFVDPTVIPIAGNLTAIVGPNGCGKSNIIDAVRWVMGESSAKHLRGGSMVDVIFNGSASRKPVGTASVELIFDNSEGKAGGEFAKYNTISIKRQVSRDGQSLYALNNARCRRKDITDLFLGTGLGSRSYAIIEQGTISRMVEAKPEELRVHIEEAAGVSKYKERRQETESRMQHTRENLERLTDLRDEVEKQLKHLQKQAEKAEKYTGLKQQERQFKLELLAMRWNGYHQSLRKLDDQLREVAEEHNRLFVAARETDAAIEAARAEHKNRQAAMNRTQGDYYQASSEVGRLEQTIKLNQKSHEEIVVEIDRLRRQLEQSANELDNDQLQLEEIKQALFEADEALALSQERAEDADAARQQAQDEKSTWQRQWESYLATSSGAKEQAEIERVKIQQLDSQSRQLQGRLDKLYTEQGELTASHLQAAIEDLSATVELLQDQRDEMHGQLEDLLARIQEQRQQLKQNNHELHGLRSELHGINGKISSLELLQQHAMGKDNKHLAGWLDRAQLTDNKRLAELLEVESGWDHALETVLGAYLEAVCVEDAESLFPVLQNLTEDSVTLFQTREFNGDSQQGSLPALIYKVKSPWNLDGLLTGIYCANDLAAAKAMASSLKPYESIILPDGTWIGCGWLRIIRTKDSKTGVLQREKELRSLKLRQSELQQQIEQLEERVEDAEQALKDAEAHRETWQREEKALGSELSAKSAELSAESARHEQQQRRLAQVRHEIDEIVAETAEQAEMQAEAEMKLQQAEQHLYRLDEQKEALEEANRVLQTKLQTAEARASEIKQQVFSYQSKIESLRSSESLTTKQIERLSLQNRQAGERIAELEQKLVDTAAPIDDEKLLLQQYRTDKEKLEKDLKAARKLLEETEQTIAGLTERHTQIQRDLEKRKASLDKLRFEQQECQVRRQTITEQLNEIDAEPEQVLQRIPEDANEEGWKSQVDALATQIDKLGAINLSAIDEYQVQSERLKFLDDQHADLTEALDTLTEAINKIDKESRQRFRETFDKINSGLQEKFPKLFGGGQAYLELTEVDVLEAGVNIIARPPGKRNSSIHLLSGGEKALTAVALVFSIFELNPAPFCLLDEVDAPLDDANVGRFSKMVEEMSAAVQFLFISHNKVTMEIAKQLAGVTMREPGVSRMVAVDIEEAMSLAES; translated from the coding sequence ATGAAACTGGAAAAAATCAAACTTTCAGGATTTAAATCGTTTGTCGACCCGACCGTGATCCCGATTGCCGGAAATTTAACCGCGATCGTCGGGCCCAATGGCTGCGGCAAGTCCAATATCATCGATGCGGTTCGCTGGGTGATGGGGGAGAGTTCGGCCAAGCATTTGCGCGGCGGCAGCATGGTCGATGTGATATTCAACGGTTCGGCATCGCGTAAACCGGTCGGTACCGCATCGGTCGAATTAATATTCGATAACAGCGAAGGCAAGGCCGGCGGCGAGTTCGCGAAATACAACACGATTTCGATCAAACGCCAGGTCAGCCGTGACGGGCAATCATTGTATGCCTTAAATAATGCACGCTGCAGACGCAAGGACATTACCGACCTGTTTCTCGGCACCGGTCTAGGTTCGAGAAGTTATGCGATCATCGAACAGGGCACGATTTCGCGCATGGTCGAAGCCAAGCCGGAAGAACTTCGTGTGCATATCGAGGAAGCGGCAGGCGTTTCCAAGTACAAGGAGCGGCGTCAGGAAACCGAGTCGCGCATGCAGCATACGCGGGAAAATCTGGAACGTTTGACCGACTTGCGCGATGAAGTCGAAAAACAATTGAAACATCTGCAAAAACAAGCCGAAAAAGCCGAAAAATATACCGGCCTAAAGCAGCAAGAGCGTCAATTCAAATTGGAATTGCTCGCGATGCGTTGGAATGGTTATCATCAATCCTTGCGGAAATTGGATGATCAGTTACGTGAAGTTGCCGAAGAACATAATCGCTTGTTCGTTGCGGCGCGCGAGACCGACGCCGCGATCGAAGCCGCGCGCGCCGAACATAAGAATCGGCAAGCGGCGATGAATCGCACGCAAGGCGACTATTATCAGGCGTCCTCCGAAGTCGGTCGTTTGGAGCAAACGATCAAGTTGAATCAAAAAAGCCATGAGGAGATCGTGGTCGAGATTGACCGGCTCAGGCGGCAACTCGAGCAGTCGGCTAACGAGCTTGATAACGATCAACTGCAGTTGGAGGAAATTAAACAAGCCTTGTTCGAAGCCGATGAAGCATTGGCGCTGAGCCAGGAGCGCGCCGAGGATGCGGACGCGGCGCGCCAACAAGCGCAGGATGAAAAAAGTACTTGGCAACGGCAATGGGAGTCTTATCTTGCGACAAGTTCGGGCGCTAAGGAACAAGCAGAAATCGAACGGGTTAAAATCCAACAGTTGGATAGTCAAAGTCGCCAACTGCAAGGGCGCTTGGATAAACTGTATACCGAGCAGGGCGAATTGACCGCAAGCCATTTACAAGCGGCTATCGAAGACTTGTCCGCAACGGTCGAATTACTTCAAGATCAGCGCGATGAGATGCATGGGCAACTGGAGGATTTATTGGCACGCATCCAGGAACAACGCCAACAGCTTAAGCAAAATAATCATGAGTTGCACGGCTTGCGCTCCGAGCTGCATGGTATCAACGGCAAGATTTCATCGCTGGAGTTGTTGCAGCAACATGCGATGGGGAAGGATAACAAGCATTTGGCCGGATGGTTGGATCGAGCCCAATTGACGGATAATAAACGTCTGGCGGAGTTGCTCGAAGTCGAAAGCGGCTGGGATCATGCGCTCGAAACCGTTCTGGGTGCTTATCTCGAGGCGGTTTGCGTTGAGGATGCCGAGTCACTGTTTCCAGTATTGCAAAACCTGACCGAGGATTCGGTGACGCTGTTTCAAACTCGAGAGTTCAACGGCGATTCGCAACAAGGCTCATTGCCGGCATTGATCTACAAAGTTAAGTCACCTTGGAATTTGGATGGCTTGTTGACCGGTATTTATTGTGCGAACGATTTGGCCGCTGCAAAGGCGATGGCGTCTTCGCTCAAGCCTTATGAATCGATTATTCTACCCGACGGCACTTGGATCGGTTGCGGTTGGCTGCGTATCATTCGGACTAAAGACAGCAAAACCGGCGTGTTACAGCGCGAAAAGGAATTGCGGTCGTTAAAACTTCGCCAATCGGAATTGCAACAACAAATTGAGCAACTCGAGGAGCGGGTCGAAGATGCCGAGCAAGCCTTGAAAGATGCCGAAGCTCATCGGGAAACCTGGCAGCGCGAGGAAAAAGCACTCGGATCGGAACTATCGGCTAAAAGCGCCGAATTGAGCGCGGAATCGGCCCGGCACGAGCAGCAACAACGGCGCTTGGCGCAGGTTCGTCACGAAATCGATGAAATCGTCGCCGAAACCGCCGAACAGGCCGAAATGCAAGCCGAAGCCGAAATGAAATTGCAACAAGCCGAGCAACATTTGTATCGACTAGATGAACAAAAAGAAGCCTTGGAAGAGGCTAACCGGGTTTTGCAAACTAAGCTGCAAACCGCCGAAGCTCGAGCTTCGGAAATTAAGCAACAGGTTTTCAGTTATCAGTCGAAGATCGAATCATTGCGTTCTTCAGAGTCTTTGACGACAAAACAAATCGAACGCTTAAGCCTGCAAAATCGACAAGCCGGCGAGCGTATCGCAGAACTGGAACAAAAGCTCGTCGACACGGCCGCGCCGATTGACGATGAAAAGCTCTTATTGCAACAATACCGTACCGATAAAGAAAAACTTGAGAAGGATCTGAAGGCCGCGAGAAAATTACTCGAGGAAACCGAACAAACCATCGCCGGTTTAACCGAGAGACATACGCAAATTCAGCGCGACTTGGAAAAACGGAAAGCAAGCTTGGACAAGCTTCGTTTCGAGCAGCAAGAGTGTCAGGTTCGGCGGCAAACAATCACCGAACAGTTAAATGAAATCGATGCCGAGCCCGAACAGGTATTACAGCGAATACCGGAAGACGCTAATGAAGAGGGCTGGAAATCGCAAGTCGATGCATTAGCAACTCAAATCGATAAGTTGGGTGCGATTAACCTGAGCGCGATCGATGAATATCAAGTTCAGTCGGAACGCCTGAAGTTTCTCGACGATCAGCATGCCGATTTGACCGAAGCCTTGGATACTCTCACGGAAGCGATCAATAAAATAGATAAAGAAAGCCGGCAGCGTTTTAGGGAAACATTCGATAAAATAAACAGCGGTTTGCAAGAAAAATTCCCGAAGCTATTCGGAGGAGGGCAGGCTTACCTGGAATTGACTGAAGTCGATGTATTGGAGGCCGGTGTCAATATCATCGCCCGTCCGCCCGGTAAGCGGAACAGTTCGATTCATTTGTTATCGGGCGGCGAAAAAGCGTTGACGGCGGTTGCGTTGGTATTTTCTATCTTTGAGCTCAATCCGGCGCCGTTTTGTTTGTTGGACGAGGTCGATGCGCCACTGGACGATGCTAACGTGGGCCGTTTTTCGAAAATGGTCGAAGAAATGTCTGCGGCCGTGCAGTTTTTATTTATATCGCATAACAAGGTGACGATGGAGATTGCAAAACAATTGGCAGGTGTTACGATGAGAGAGCCCGGAGTGTCGCGCATGGTCGCGGTGGATATCGAAGAAGCAATGAGTCTGGCGGAAAGCTAA
- a CDS encoding cell division protein ZipA: MDKEILRMVIIVMGLIVIAVMLLWSYFKGKKSRRDGFYFDDKESVRNIDPSLALHPEHDEFDIVPLDSAQDNDDSVDFKDYSTETRYGYEPGKQSAADVSTQSHQAKKSKDQLPALIQFSLIAAEDEGFNGTDLALAFDSVGLVYGNIKIYERLDSRGLVDFGVASMVEPGIFPDRDMEKFTTPGLVFFMQPREVDDPVAVFDDFIETIDILAEELDGVPWDDKRQPLTDDTVEVLRNRLS, encoded by the coding sequence ATGGATAAAGAAATTTTAAGAATGGTTATTATTGTCATGGGGTTGATTGTGATCGCGGTCATGTTGCTGTGGTCTTATTTCAAAGGCAAAAAATCCCGGCGGGATGGTTTTTATTTCGATGATAAGGAGTCGGTACGGAATATCGATCCGTCTCTGGCCTTGCATCCCGAACACGACGAATTCGACATCGTGCCGCTCGACTCTGCGCAAGACAATGATGATTCGGTCGATTTCAAGGATTATTCGACTGAAACGCGATACGGCTACGAGCCCGGCAAACAATCGGCAGCCGATGTTTCGACGCAGTCGCATCAAGCCAAAAAATCGAAAGATCAATTGCCTGCGTTGATTCAATTTAGTTTGATAGCTGCCGAGGATGAAGGATTTAACGGCACCGATCTAGCTTTGGCTTTCGACAGTGTCGGATTGGTCTACGGCAATATTAAGATTTACGAACGATTGGATAGCAGAGGCTTGGTTGATTTCGGCGTGGCTAGCATGGTTGAGCCGGGCATATTTCCCGACCGGGATATGGAGAAATTCACGACACCGGGTTTGGTGTTTTTTATGCAGCCGCGTGAAGTCGACGATCCTGTGGCGGTATTCGACGATTTTATCGAAACGATCGATATTTTAGCCGAGGAGTTGGATGGCGTGCCATGGGACGATAAGCGGCAGCCGTTGACCGACGATACGGTAGAAGTATTGAGGAATCGCTTGTCCTGA